CATATTGATCAGagctctttagtgggtctgaaGACATCCCTGACACAAAAGACACTCTTGGGTCACCGAATCGAGGGTTTCTTAAAACGTCCTTGATGAAATTAATCAAATGCTGGACGTAAAGCCGTCACTTCGAGTGCCCCTATCCAGCAGAAGCCAGTGACAGGGATGCCCCTGCAGTACTTTTCTTCGAaccgacttccaatgaactctatgtagtgttaccagcccacataccttattcaccacggtgacttacactgctagatacactacttacaatggctcactcatccatacatcagtggaacacacacactctctctgtcactcacacactatgggggaacctgaatggcatgtctttggactgtgggaggaaaccagagcacccagaggaaacccacacagacacgggggagaacatgtaaactccacaggctgagtgggaaatcgaacccacgttctctcacaccactcaggcactgtgagacagcagcatcactttttgtgccaccgtgcccatTGAAGAACTCAGATCTAGACTTGTGACCAGCTACACTTCTCAAAATACTTTACTGCGGTACAAACTGAAACGCTGTAAACGGCTGTGGAAAAAGGTGTATGAAGGTGTCATTAAATGAGTGATTTGACACATTATTCCATAAACACAGACTAAGTTTTATAGCATGGATCTGAACCCTGAACTTCTCTGTGACTCAACCAAGGTGAAGACTGTGACTTACAGTCGAGATTCACGAGTGAAATCCCCAGAACAGGGGTCGGCAACCTTCCGCATTAAAAGAGCCATTTGGGCCTGTTTCCCACCAAAGAAAACCCATCTGAAGCCACAAACCCAGTTAGATccctaaaataaagaaaacacatcaTATATAGTTTCATTACACCTATGCTAAGTATATAAAGACtatgatttgttacatttatgaaataaaggaactacaaagagaaaatgactgacattttatttctaaattatttgtaacaaccaaaacaacaaattcttttgaactctaataaaaaaaaaaaaaaaaagaaaaaaaagacactggcacgtataagtttatttatcccttatttgtggattttttttaaaagaaatcaaaagagcaaacaaaaaaatgccagtttatTCTAAAGGTTGCCGTCATCGCTCGATTTCCTCAGTCGCGTAGCTACAGCAGTCAACCGCCAACCTGAATATAAAACATGGctacatcagttcagggtccaatataaaaatatatatttgcaaaataataactcaTTAAATGATTTCGTTCACTTGGTTAATGTGACTTCTGCTCCTGAACCTCACTGCACAGCTGATTAATATCAGGGCTGTAGGACGTCACTTTGATCTTCACGCAGGATTTTGCAAGCTGTCATCCATGAGGGGGTCAAAAGTTTAAGACAAGTCACTTGCCGGGCGGTGGCAGGTGACGCATACAATGGTATCAACCGATACGTTTTATTGTAATGCTACAAGATCACCTTAATCTccaaaataataactattacattgataaaactaactaaataacaaaataatttaaataaaacagccatttattcacattattttttgaaaGCCGCGGGGAGCCACGGCAGAGGGATGAAAGAGCCGCGGGTTGCCGACCCCTGCCCTAGAAGACGTCAGCTTACCGAGGAGGTCCGCACCCCTAACCCTCATGTGAAAGGATTCACCTGCCATGTTCACCTGAAAGGTAACGGTCATTAGAGAGCTCTGGAGGACTGAACCTACTGTTGCCATAGTAACTGCCAtcctctgtgttttatttaactgagggtgggaggaaacccaggtcAACCCAGCAGCTGCTGTTCTGCCGCCACGACCTCCTGCCACCCTCATTTTCCATCAAAGGATCCACAGAAGGTTCCAGCATCACCATGAAACTGCAGCCAAATTGAGAAGACGGTCCACTGACCATTAATGATCCCCCTGATCTATTTACTGCATCTTTGTGTGTATACTACTTATTTGCCAGCTTTAGCGTTGCATTTCTGGATAAACATCGATCAGTAGCCCTCGGATGcgggcagcagcaggtggcgtagcgctCAGAGCCGCTATCGTTCACCTGAAGGACCGAGGTTCGGATTTCGAACCCGTGCTCCTACTGTAATTACCACGAtcgagatacttaccctaaactgatacaatacatttacatgtattcatctaTCACATGTGATGTGTCACAGTGTCACAGCACTGAGGTAAGGATATGGAGACCCAGGTGAATTTCACTACTGAAGCTCGGGGAGGCTCACCAATCATGTACGGTAAGTCCATCGTGAAGGACCAGCAGCGGACAGCGTAACGCAGAAGAAGGAGCGGAGCGGAAGGACTAGAGTGAAAAACGGAGATTGTGCCATTTCGTCCGGCCGCCGTCACAGAAACTCAACACCATTTGACCAGCGCATGTTaaaattcacagtaaaaatGGTGAAGGGAATCTCGAGCACATGCACTTCCCTGTGCGAACATGCAGCGAACGGGTGCTGACACGAATAACCAATGATTCCAATGTCCTGCATAACTGTGTACTGTATACGGTATATTTCTACAGTCCTGTACAGAGTGTGCACATTTGATCTGAacgttttcattttaaatacagacacacatcacGTGGCTCCTCTGTGGCCTTCCACGTTCATTCATTTGATTCAGTAGAAAACAGGCCGGCTCTTTATGCATAttatatagtatagtatagtataagTATAGTATAGCATAGTACAACAGTACAGTAGAGTTACACATAATTTACAGCATACTTCACACACAATCATGCCTGCTGTTACAAATCACGTATCTGTACGAGTGTGTGCCGCTATGCACTCAGCACTGACTTGCACACGATGATTTattgttcctgtgtgtgttacttacTCACCGCACATGATTCATTGTATCAGCTGGGAGGTCCGGAACGCGTTTTGTTCACCTACGTGTACGTGATTTCAACACCTTTCATTCTGCACTTGGGGACCTAAAGTTTAAGCCCCAGCCAGCGTTTCATTGCGCACGTGATGGGCCTTTAACTACATTTCAGTCCGTCCCCGACAAACTGCAAAGGGACACGGAcggagggacggacggacggacggacggacggaagGGTGTGTCCCATGGAGCGGCCGCCCGCCCGCCAGCCCGGTCCTCCGTGGCGTGCGCTAAAACAGCGGCAGCTCGCGGCTCGGCTCGAACCCGAGGCTGCAGGCGGGATGCGGTCCGGTCGCCTGCGAGTCGCCGTGCGCACGAATATATTGCTACATTGTGTCGCGAAAGCCGGGCGGCGCGCGAGAGAGAAGAGTGAGAGCAGAGAGCAGCCCTTCCTTTCTTTGTCTCCATGGATACAAAGATGATCGCCGCACAACAGCATCGCACTGAGCGACACGATCGATGGACGCGggacacatacatacagtggACACAACATGATCATATTTCTACACACGGCACGCTGGAGACAAACACACGGACCGCAAACGTCGCCGGTGCATTCAGTCACAGTGCAGAGGCGGTGTAGAAAGCAAAAGCAAAGGCAAAGGCAAAGGCAAAGGGTGTAGAAAGGGTGTAGAAACGCGGTAAGCCGTACCCGGTCCCCCGTACGCCGTGGTCAGCAGCCACCCGACACTGGCGCAGATCTTGGCCCGGCTGAAGTCGTACTGATCCAGGGGCTTGATCTCCGGCACCGGGAAGGTCCTCCTCATGGCACCGGAGTCCACCATGGCAGAGCTGTGCGCCACCGGggctggagatggagatggagatggaggaggaggaggaggaggaggggggggggggaggagatggaagagatggaggaggaggtggaggacagcaggtggaCACGGAGACCGGCAGAGGAGCTCTGAGAAGATCTGCATCGAACCGCTCATCCTGAACGAAGCAAACACCATCCTGGGTCCAGCAGCAGGGACGAGGAGgacatttttcctcctttttaccATGAAACCTCAGACAGATGTCTGCCCACACGGTGGGCCTCAGATGAGCTCCTGCGGTGCTGGCTGAGCATCAATGGGTGCGAAGAACGGCCGTCACAGAGCCCCGCCCCGCGgagccccaccccacccccccccccccccccggagccTCGCCCCGCCCCTCGCGGAGCGGGCTTTCTGAACTggaccatgctcaagggtaacACTGTAGCATAGGAGGAGGGGAGTGAGGCAGCAGCCTGCAGCTACTTTCAACACGGCACGCGGAGGCTCCTTGATGGCTGCATGCGACATTTTATTCTCTTCACCAAGTTTTCACTGTGACTCAAGCTGCCTCCAAAAGTAGTCAGCCTTGCGTAGAGGTGTAAACCATGGTATTTGTGTCACACGGTGCACAGACTCAAGAGATTAATTGTTAACCTTCTGTAAAGTCACACAACTACTTGGTCTGAACTTGATTTTGTCAAGGCCATCAAAAAAGGACTTTCTGCACCAGAATAGTCAAAACTCATcatgtgttttcagtttcaggGTGAAAGTAATACAGTGGTCTAAGAAGACTGTGTTGCTCATCTTTGATCAAGTTCAGCTCCTGAAAAGGACTCTAAGATCTTCTTGCACACTTCTGACACTTTTATCAGCAGATATAAGCATAAATCATATCTAAATAAGTACAGAAGCACCAGACTTGgattacagaaaatacagagTGCAGAGGCTCTAGATTGGGAACCTTGACagaattatttaatgtaaaCAAAGACACAACTACCACATACTGGCAGCTGGTACAGAAGGATGAACTACTcatcaaaacaaaattttaatagaaaataatgtatatatgtagaGAATACAatgtacaatataaaataatctCTGAGACCTTTCTATAGTTGCAGTGGGTGACCTCCTGCCATCAGGGACAGacatgaaaaacagcacaagcaTCACCATCTCATACAAAGGGACTGTGTTCGCATCAGCAAACTGGTCAAAGGTGAGGCACCGGGTACAAAGCGGTCCAAATACAGGACTACCAGGTAGTATGAATAGCACGCCTTCACTGGGGTTATGTGCACCCAGCCCTGGGAGCTGCTCAGTGGTGAGCATTAGTGGCTTGACGACCTATGTAGCGACACCCCACAGCACAAGgatttttggttctggctccgatgtggcagaatgagctccctttctcactcagaactgctgaatcctgctCAACATTCAACAAGGATCAAAAAGCACATCTATCTCAGATTCACTTCGACCCAGATCTCTTCGGTCTGCGGTACACATGTACTAAGACTTGTTTCCACCCCCTGAGGAGTATCTTCAGTTTAAAGCGCTGTCCTCTGGATTAGACGCTGACAAGTTAGTTCTGCCTTCATCTACCAGCAGACATGACTACTGCAAGTTactctgctctctggcagcCCTACTTGCATCAACTTGCCCCTTCAACTGGTCCAAAATGCAGCTGTGAGGACTGTCCCCAACTCTACAACGTATTGCCATGTCAGGCCAATTCTTCGCTCCCTGTACTGGCTACTCATACTGTACAGATGTGACTTCAAGATTCTCCTCATAACCTACAAGGCACTCTGGTGTCCAGCACCATCTTACCTCACCTCACCAGTCTCTTTACAAGACACATGCCAAACCTTATTCTTTGTTCTCAAAATGCTGATCTGCTCATAGTTCCCAAGGTTCATCTGAAAATGGTGAGATTTATGCAGAAAGGAACAACATTTTATTGCCTGAGTATTTGGTCTTTATTACTGTCATGCCCcataataaacagtaaaaacatacaTGAAACATATTGCAGAAGTGTTTCCTTCACTTGTCAAGAATGTCATTAAAATAGAATTTCAATTGTGAGACACTACCAAAGATACACACAAGGTAAGATGACCCCATAAAATGCATTCCCAACATTTTACaattaaagataaataaaacacatatataaGAGCTAAATGTAGCAATTCGGTATGTTGGTGGTGCTCTGTGACAGCGTGCCTTACTCTGTCTCACCGTGCAGACCGTGTGAATGTCACCTCTGGACTGTAGCGTAGTGCACATCATCATTATAGCCGCTAAGATCCGTAGGACTCGGTGCTCTTCGGCTCAGTGGCACTGGGTTAGGCCTCGGGGTTAGGGGTtagctgtggggggggggggggggggggggggggggcgtgataATAGGAGGAAGGACTTTAAAAAGACTTTTGGGGGGCGATTATGGAACTGAGATCTTCACCCTTCGGGGTAATTGCAGGAATGTGGTGTTCAGTGTTGAGGTCACTCATGGAGGCTTTCCACCTGTCGTAGGttgtgtttctgggatggaGGTGGGGTCTTAAGCTGTGGAGTTGGAGCTTTGGGCAGAAAGGGAGGCTCTGTGCCGAGTACGACTTGCAGCCGATTCCTCCACCAGAAAAGTGTAGTTGTACTGTGGGATAAAGCCATGAAGAACTTTCACACTCTTACCACTGACACAGTAGATGTAGAAGGACTCAAAAGAGTTACTGGCACCTTTACCAGGGTTTACCTCGTTCTCAATCTCTTGCACTGACTTGATGCGAATGTCCTTCAGGGAGTCCTCAGGGACCTGGAGACAGAaggacaggagacaggagaacAGCAACTCTGTCTGATTTACTAGTTCcgcagatacaacctttattcagccattactccagcattgtacttgcttacttgtgtatcttataatatttaaaaaaaaataaattaaaaaaaaaaattagtgggagggtatcgggatttgtctgtcctgtgttttatgcacctactcgaacgatgaaccttggtgcagcaagtggtaggtaacaaactaggtttgcctgagactttcatgtctgcagctatgtctccttctcttaatgtaatgcataaattgtacttttgctgagatatacgctgctttggacaaaagcgtctgctaaatgaataaatgtaaatgtagtgtaaaaaGCCAAGTGGGGAAGAAGCTCCCCGAAGCTCAGCCCCATAGAGTCACTGAGCTGCTGCATGGCAAGCATGGTACAGTATGCCATTTACCTCAGCTACTGGCTTTTTACTGAAGTATCAGTTCCTTTCATCAAATAATCCCCATCGTTATCTggaaacatgacatttttctaCTCGATAGCTGTATGCGTGCTGCTTCCAGgaaagggaggaacagaagtgccCTCACAGTGCCTCCTCCTGTGCATAtctaaaacatgcaaactccagacacccggagctggactcaaacccgtGGCCAAGGAGCAGCTCAGGGGCTGTAGAGGATCGGCTTTTCCTGCCCACCAGATCTAGAAGCAGCCGCTATTCTGCATGTATTGTGTGGTCCTGTCATACCCTtcagtgtgtgtacatacagcTAAACTATATATGTTTTTTCAAGTAAAGTAACAATTCTTTCAAAAGTCCTCTAAAAATATACAGGAACCACCACTTCTTAGAGTACCATTAAAAATCTCCCTGGAAGCATTTGTTCATAAGTCACACTGCTAAAATTATCTGATACCCTGAACATGTTCTGGTAAAGCAGCACCCTTTTAGGAGACAGGTGGGAAAGGCATTTACATGTGGTTActgaaatggatggatgaatggatggatggaaaatttATCTGTAACACGAGCTCAGCCTCACAGAGCTGTCAGGACGGCCGTATGACTCCTGGAGGACTAATTCAGTGGTACTCACATGTCCTTTGGGCTGTGCCTCAAATTTGGGGTGGAGGGTGAAGGGGACCCCATCCATGGCTGCAGAATGAGGACAGTGAGACAAGCTGAGCATTTCATTCATGGTACAGTCATACCCAGTTATAACTACATAGTTACTCTGTACAGATGTACCTTGAGGTGAGAACATCAGGCTTACAAAGTTTTgacaatacaaacattttccatccaagtttattttcttcactggTTTCATTCCTAAAATTTCTCCCTTATCGACAGTGAAATACTCTTAgacaggggggtgggggagcaggGATGAAGCAGTTTTCCCAACTcatttgtcagcattttttAAGTATCATTACTATAGCTAGAATCCactcagtgaataaatacagGTACATTTCTGCAATTACACCATTTTGACTGCAAACTTAATCCAGATGCTGGCAAACATGTTTGCTGTTTATGATACATCAGTGTCATTCTTGtggccatgtttttttttttttttaaagtttaccATAAAACACACAGTTGATATTTAAGATGAAtcattttttaatactttctccTCACATGATGCTCCATTACACTGCGGCTCATCCTCCAATGATTCATTTTTCTGGTACTTGATGTGCAGGGGCAATATGGCACCATCTCACACATATAAGCCAGGCACAACCGAATGATAGGAGGTTGTggaaatgaattatttttcattttcaattattgTAGAGTAGCGTTTAATGCTGCTTTATGTTAACAAAAAACAATACGCCATATTGACCACATTGTCATAGCAAATAATTGAGGAATaagtgtactgtattttaccgTAAAAATTTAACATCATAGAACAACTAGAAGGACTGTAGCCTAAAGGCAGCACTACGTACAGCAAAGCTGTGACCCAAATGCAACTGAGTCAAGACACGCATTCACAGCAGACTTCTTACTTGAGTAACACCAAAGCACCACAGAGGACAgtgggcaggaggaggaggagaaaataaaagaagatgATGAGAAGACATGTCACTTCCTGTACACCATGcctacacacaggcacacatacacacctgaaACAGAGTTGATGTTACTGCTGTCATACAGGTTCTCCGACAAGTCTCTGGTCTCCAAGTTACTACGGCGATGGCTAAGCTTCCCAACTGGGGGTGCAGGTGGACCATTGCTACGAAGACAGGACATGATGACGCTGGTTAGCATTCCAGTGGGACTAAGGCCCTCAGTGGCCTGTGGGGGGCACTGTTACCTGGGTCTCAGcggtaggggtgggggtggctcATCCAGGGACATCTGGCGGATGTCCAGGGTGATGCTACGCGGCTTGGCCTGGGGGGTAGGGCTGGAGAAGGGCCCCTTCTTAGACCAGAGAACGTACCCGTGGATGTCACTGAGGGAGACACACGCATCACAGATGCCAGAGAGACGGATGCTTCCTTACATACACAACCCACAgggatagtgtgtgtgtataagataGTACTGACCCCAGACAAGTGTAGTGCTGCAGTACCACTTTGCTCTTGGCCGTCACTCTGATGTCCAGCACAGCCATTTCCACACTGCCCAGAGGGACAAGACGCACACATACTCTCTTCTTCTTAAACACGGAGGTCTCTGGTGGTTCACAAAGACACATACACACGGGAAAGAGAGAGTCATCAGCGTAAAACATCAGTACGCACCTTACACAGCACTTGAGGAATACTGTCTGTATCtgagagtgtgtatgtatgtgttgcTCTCGTCCACCCGATCCGCCTAGCCAGACTTCACAAAGTTTAATAAAGTATTTGAAACAAGCCAAGCCAGACGTCACACACTCGCATAGACATATTTGTGGAAAGCAGATACTGCAATCTCAAACCCTGCGGGCTACTCTCACCTGGTTGAGCCCAGCAGTCAAGGTGTTTACCACAATGTGGCCACTGTGTGTGGTACAGATGCATGGAGCCACCAGTGAAAGCTGGGTGTCAGGTgggatcatttacatttacatgtatttatttagaagacgcttttctctaaagcgacgtacatctcagagaaaatacaatttcttcactatattaggagaaagagacgtagttgcagacttgtgattcttaagcaaacctagtttattaCTTTACACTTGATGCATTGATGTTCATacctcaagtaggtgcataaaatgcaggatagattaatcctgatcaccttcctacaatttgtTTTCTTCAACAGTACataacattcacatacaatgccggagtagcggctgtgtaaaggcttatctggggatgatcatgaagttacggtgcatgaaccatacatgagctggagagatcctgggcgaaatgggtccggaaaagatgagttttcagacccttcttgaatgtagacagagtttcagcagttctgagaaggtaggcaaaatgagtgagttgtccagctCGACCGATaaattgtgacaggaggacaggccagctgggaggtgaacgatctctgttttagagaggttgagttggaggtggtgatcagacatccatgcagaaatgtctgacactccaggtggaaaggagaggaagagctgggtatcatcagtgtagcagcggtgtttgaatccatgggagaccATGATCAGGCCTAGGGAGGAGGTGTAAATCGacaagagaagaggacccagtactgagccctgtgggacaccggttgagaaaggcagaggatcAATGAGGAATGTGCATCTGCGTGAAGTTATACACTTGGATCGACTTTCATTCCATCAAACGGAGCACTGCTACCTGAGCCCCAAATACACCCCAACTGGTGGAGTGACGGACAcaaatgtgaaccagcaacgaGTTGTGGCGCACACAATACACAGAAGAATGTTTTGGATAGCTACTGTGTCCAGTCTCACTTCCAAGGAGAGACGCCAAGTCTAGTCATCAACAAGAAACGCATCTCATCGGAAACCTCAAAGTTGACCTCGATCCGCAACCTGTTCTAGAAGAGAAACACCTGTGAAAAGCCTTGGGACAGAACTGCACGCACAGCATCTTCGTGATGCTGAAGCAGATTCAGCTTTGTTGGAACAGCTACTTTGTGAAGATGTCAGACCAAAGCCTCCTGAAACGCCTGTACCACGCTGATAATGCTAAAGGAGCTTGTAGCCCAAGAGAACAAGAACTACAAGGGCACAGTCAAAACCTCATTTAAATGTGTAGGAAATGACCATGAATCCCAGGGAACACTGGCACGCAGTTAGCAGGTCTGGCACTCTGCTGGGAAAGCAGGAGCAGAAATCAAGTGCAAAACAGGCACCGTACAGAATGTTAAAGTAAAAAGGCAAGAATGCAAGACTGTGACGTAGAGAAAATAGCCATCGGAATCCCCGTCTCGTATGTCCCTATTCCCAGCTGACTGGCTGAGTCGGACATCTTTGCACTCACCGGAATACCAACAATATAAACTGGAAAGACCCAAAGTGCAGCAAAAGATCGATGAGATGGTGGCCATCAACTGTGATGGGTGAACTAACATGCAcaacacacgtgtgtgtgtgtgtgtgtgtgtgtgtgtgtgtgcgtgcgtgcgtgcgtgtgagaaAGAGGGAGCCTGTCTGTAAAGGAATCCTTTCACTCACTCGGCTCCAGGTATTCAGGGATGTAGCAGTACCCATGGGGCATGGGGTCTTTCTCAGAGATGAGCTGGATGTCTGAAACAACACTGCCCCCTGTCGGGTTCTGAGGGGAGAGTCCAGGACATTGTTACCATTTTTATCAATAACACCACAGACAGTGTGACCGACTATACTGTAACACAGGAAGCACCAAGTCAAAAGTGACTCACTGTGCTGTAACACAAATAGTACCCCGCCTTCACACCAAACCCACGCACAAAGTTGGCTGTTGCTCCATCATGGGTTGTGCTGATCTGCATGAGAGAGAGATTATTTCTTTTACCAAGTCTCGTGAGGCCAGCATTCACAAATAAGTCCCTGTAACAACATCAGTTTtgtatttacactgaataaaaagcatatatatatatagtaacaGCTGTGAGCGATGGCCTTATAgcactttatttcagttttttatagGCTTCAGAACCTCTTGTAACACTTTCCCCACATTAACTTTCTATTTGGAGAGCTCATTTTAACCTCTGAATGGCTACAGTACGAGCGACACGTCGGAACCCCGCCCACCGCGGCCCCGCCCACCGCTAGCCACGCCCCGGACCCACCCACCAAAGTGAAGTCCCTGGGACAGGTGCTGCCGCTGGAGGTCCAGGCTACTGCCGTGAGCGGCCGACAGGGGGCGCTGCTGGCCTCGTGCACAGACATCTGGGGTCAGTGAAACCTGCCTGGTACAGTTTACAGTGTAATAATAACTTTAATACACTGTAACTCAATAACAAGAACTTTATTACAGAGCAACACAATACTGCGGTGAAGGAGAATCCACTAAACTAAAACCGACAAACTGAAAAACCGATAAACACTCGGTAAGTCGGtttaaaagacacaaacacacctgggctcacacacacacaaagagcatgCTAAAGTcgacttttaaacatttacttcaTTCAGTATCAGCTATC
This genomic window from Scleropages formosus chromosome 1, fSclFor1.1, whole genome shotgun sequence contains:
- the mvb12a gene encoding multivesicular body subunit 12A isoform X1, which encodes MSVHEASSAPCRPLTAVAWTSSGSTCPRDFTLISTTHDGATANFVRGFGVKAGYYLCYSTNPTGGSVVSDIQLISEKDPMPHGYCYIPEYLEPKTSVFKKKRVCVRLVPLGSVEMAVLDIRVTAKSKVVLQHYTCLGDIHGYVLWSKKGPFSSPTPQAKPRSITLDIRQMSLDEPPPPLPLRPSNGPPAPPVGKLSHRRSNLETRDLSENLYDSSNINSVSAMDGVPFTLHPKFEAQPKGHVPEDSLKDIRIKSVQEIENEYNYTFLVEESAASRTRHRASLSAQSSNSTA
- the mvb12a gene encoding multivesicular body subunit 12A isoform X2; the encoded protein is MSVHEASSAPCRPLTAVAWTSSGSTCPRDFTLISTTHDGATANFNPTGGSVVSDIQLISEKDPMPHGYCYIPEYLEPKTSVFKKKRVCVRLVPLGSVEMAVLDIRVTAKSKVVLQHYTCLGDIHGYVLWSKKGPFSSPTPQAKPRSITLDIRQMSLDEPPPPLPLRPSNGPPAPPVGKLSHRRSNLETRDLSENLYDSSNINSVSAMDGVPFTLHPKFEAQPKGHVPEDSLKDIRIKSVQEIENEYNYTFLVEESAASRTRHRASLSAQSSNSTA
- the mvb12a gene encoding multivesicular body subunit 12A isoform X3 — encoded protein: MSVHEASSAPCRPLTAVAWTSSGSTCPRDFTLISTTHDGATANFVRGFGVKAGYYLCYSTNPTGGSVVSDIQLISEKDPMPHGYCYIPEYLEPKTSVFKKKRVCVRLVPLGSVEMAVLDIRVTAKSKVVLQHYTCLGPTPQAKPRSITLDIRQMSLDEPPPPLPLRPSNGPPAPPVGKLSHRRSNLETRDLSENLYDSSNINSVSAMDGVPFTLHPKFEAQPKGHVPEDSLKDIRIKSVQEIENEYNYTFLVEESAASRTRHRASLSAQSSNSTA